In Companilactobacillus allii, one genomic interval encodes:
- a CDS encoding cob(I)yrinic acid a,c-diamide adenosyltransferase, producing MKIYTRTGDKGQTRIIGNNVLYKSDKRIDAYGTVDELNSLVGLICASLTDKTAIFKDELQEIQQLLFDCGTDLATPEDDKKHDYIFNSEEPTDWLEKKIDEYSDATPKVQKFILPGGSVSASYLHVARTVTRRSERQIVDLMQDEPINPVVLKFINRLSDYFFAAARYANVLEGVSDVQYRNSKPVFR from the coding sequence ATGAAAATTTATACTAGAACTGGTGATAAGGGTCAAACAAGAATTATCGGGAATAATGTACTTTATAAGTCAGATAAACGAATTGATGCATATGGAACAGTGGATGAATTGAATTCATTGGTTGGTCTTATCTGTGCTAGTTTGACGGATAAAACAGCTATCTTCAAAGATGAGTTACAAGAGATCCAACAATTATTGTTTGATTGTGGGACTGATTTGGCAACTCCAGAAGATGATAAGAAACATGATTATATCTTTAACAGTGAAGAACCAACCGATTGGTTGGAAAAGAAGATTGACGAGTATTCTGATGCAACTCCTAAGGTTCAAAAGTTTATTTTGCCTGGGGGCTCAGTTTCGGCATCATATCTTCATGTTGCAAGAACCGTAACTAGACGCTCAGAGCGACAAATTGTGGATTTAATGCAAGATGAACCAATTAATCCAGTGGTTTTGAAGTTTATCAATAGATTATCTGATTATTTCTTTGCTGCAGCAAGATACGCAAATGTTCTTGAAGGCGTTAGTGATGTGCAGTATCGTAATAGTAAGCCAGTATTTAGATAG
- a CDS encoding MIP/aquaporin family protein — MQDSLSLQLLGEFIGTLILVLLGDGVVAAVSLKKSKAEGAGWIAIALGWGLAVTLGVYCSGFLSPAHLNPAVTLGMAIAGLFPWSSVIPYIIAQMLGAIVGAALVWVNYYPHWKETKDADTIRGVFATGPAIRNYPMNFISEFIGTFILVFALLAFTRGKFTDGLNPMVVGVLITSIGFSLGGTTGYAINPARDLGPRIAHQLLPIANKGDSDWSYSWVPILGPLAGGAVGALLYLLIP; from the coding sequence ATGCAGGATAGCTTATCTTTGCAATTATTAGGTGAATTCATCGGAACGTTGATTCTGGTTTTGCTTGGTGATGGGGTTGTCGCAGCAGTTAGTCTAAAAAAATCAAAAGCTGAAGGTGCCGGTTGGATAGCAATTGCACTTGGATGGGGACTTGCGGTAACACTTGGTGTTTATTGTTCAGGATTTTTGAGTCCCGCACATCTTAATCCAGCTGTAACACTTGGTATGGCAATCGCTGGATTATTCCCATGGTCATCAGTTATTCCTTATATTATCGCACAAATGTTAGGTGCAATCGTTGGGGCCGCTCTGGTTTGGGTCAACTACTATCCACATTGGAAAGAAACCAAAGATGCCGATACTATCCGTGGAGTTTTCGCTACTGGACCTGCTATAAGAAACTATCCAATGAACTTCATAAGTGAATTCATTGGAACATTCATCTTAGTCTTCGCATTACTAGCATTCACACGTGGTAAGTTTACTGACGGATTGAATCCAATGGTTGTTGGTGTACTAATCACGTCAATCGGATTTTCACTTGGTGGTACAACTGGTTATGCAATTAATCCCGCCAGAGATTTGGGACCAAGAATTGCTCACCAATTATTACCTATCGCTAACAAGGGGGATTCTGATTGGTCATATAGCTGGGTTCCTATATTAGGACCACTTGCTGGTGGTGCTGTTGGTGCACTTTTGTATCTACTTATTCCTTAG
- a CDS encoding MFS transporter translates to MEDVKSTKPKMSGKNSKVIAALMIGYTMVYMDKTMISTAVIPIAKQFSLNTTQTGLIMSAFFLAYSCMQIPGGWLADKVGAKKVLLFSLISIAVTSYLFGIVGSLFMFVGIRFLAGLGHGGYPPSTSKAIAENFEPHQRVLAQSGILTTTGIGGILAYTLGANVIEWHWRYGYYMLGTLFVVAFLCVLFMLPNDQAVVKTEESVQEKMPLSQTLKNPSVILIFIILLLENVVTYGAMSWMPSYLTETFDLTVAQAGAIMAVSAILQIIGSLGTGIILTRVFVGKQKQFIITSAILAALGIGGLIISTNIIVAVICVALSGMFIVSTFAATASWPQKIFPEEIIGSASGIVGTGGTLGGFIAPLLIGALVNNAGGNFSVAFIFMAVSLLIGAFISLLVKD, encoded by the coding sequence ATGGAAGATGTAAAATCTACAAAACCTAAAATGTCTGGTAAGAATAGTAAAGTCATTGCTGCGTTGATGATAGGTTATACAATGGTCTATATGGATAAGACCATGATTTCAACGGCTGTAATTCCAATTGCCAAGCAGTTTAGTTTGAATACCACACAAACTGGATTGATAATGAGTGCTTTTTTCTTGGCATATTCATGTATGCAAATTCCTGGAGGATGGTTAGCAGATAAAGTTGGTGCGAAGAAAGTATTGCTCTTTTCACTTATAAGTATTGCTGTTACATCTTATTTATTCGGAATCGTTGGTTCATTGTTTATGTTTGTCGGGATTAGATTTTTAGCAGGATTAGGTCATGGAGGGTATCCACCTTCAACCTCAAAGGCAATTGCTGAGAATTTTGAACCTCATCAAAGAGTCCTAGCTCAATCAGGAATTCTAACCACGACTGGTATTGGTGGAATTCTTGCTTATACGCTGGGTGCTAATGTGATCGAATGGCATTGGAGATACGGATATTATATGCTGGGAACACTATTCGTTGTTGCGTTCTTGTGTGTATTGTTCATGTTGCCAAATGATCAAGCCGTAGTTAAAACTGAAGAGTCTGTACAAGAAAAGATGCCACTAAGTCAAACTCTTAAAAATCCTAGTGTTATTTTAATTTTTATAATTTTATTACTAGAAAATGTCGTTACTTATGGTGCAATGTCTTGGATGCCAAGTTATTTAACTGAGACATTTGATTTAACAGTAGCTCAGGCTGGTGCAATTATGGCGGTCAGTGCTATCTTACAAATCATTGGTAGTTTAGGTACAGGAATTATTTTGACCAGAGTGTTTGTTGGTAAGCAAAAGCAATTCATTATCACATCAGCTATTTTGGCAGCATTGGGTATTGGTGGATTGATTATTTCTACTAATATAATTGTGGCCGTTATCTGTGTTGCTTTGAGTGGGATGTTTATTGTTTCAACATTTGCCGCAACAGCTTCGTGGCCACAGAAGATCTTCCCTGAAGAAATTATCGGATCAGCTTCTGGTATTGTTGGTACCGGTGGTACATTGGGTGGATTTATTGCGCCATTATTGATTGGTGCATTAGTTAATAATGCTGGTGGTAATTTCTCAGTAGCATTCATTTTCATGGCAGTTTCACTACTCATTGGAGCTTTTATTTCATTGTTAGTGAAAGATTAA
- a CDS encoding Cof-type HAD-IIB family hydrolase, producing MGIKLIAFDMDNTLLTSSETLLDSTKTAVSKALDKGIKVVICTGRPLAGVTPFLNELGIKGDDQYVITYNGAIIETASGKPLIKHLINKDEYNKLVEYGDRNDIQYYALDDNSNVYTGNRDISRVAVLQAWENNAGIFVRTPDELPDNFQAAKFDYVGEQDKLDQEEPILTKNFEDQFSVVREGTIFLAVMNQMASKGSGLRNLAKRLDLTPDQVMAFGDERNDISMFKYAGTSVCMENGTDEAKGFADYITGDHNHDGIFQALEKFVF from the coding sequence ATGGGAATAAAATTAATTGCATTTGATATGGATAATACCTTATTGACTAGCAGCGAAACATTACTTGATTCAACGAAGACTGCAGTTTCTAAGGCCTTGGATAAGGGAATTAAGGTAGTTATTTGTACCGGTCGTCCCTTGGCTGGAGTTACACCATTTCTTAATGAGCTGGGTATAAAAGGTGATGATCAATATGTCATTACGTATAATGGTGCCATTATTGAAACAGCTTCAGGTAAGCCATTGATTAAACACCTGATTAATAAAGATGAATATAATAAACTAGTTGAGTATGGAGATAGAAACGATATTCAATATTACGCACTAGATGATAATAGCAATGTTTATACCGGTAATCGAGATATTAGTCGTGTAGCAGTATTGCAGGCTTGGGAGAATAATGCCGGTATATTTGTTCGTACACCAGATGAGTTACCCGATAATTTCCAAGCTGCTAAGTTTGATTATGTTGGTGAGCAAGATAAATTGGACCAAGAAGAACCAATCCTCACAAAGAATTTTGAAGACCAATTCAGTGTCGTTAGAGAAGGTACGATATTCTTGGCAGTAATGAATCAAATGGCCAGCAAGGGAAGTGGCTTAAGAAACTTAGCGAAAAGACTCGATTTAACGCCTGATCAAGTCATGGCATTTGGAGATGAAAGAAATGATATCTCAATGTTCAAATATGCTGGTACCTCAGTTTGTATGGAAAACGGAACTGATGAAGCTAAGGGATTTGCTGATTACATCACTGGTGACCACAATCATGATGGTATTTTTCAAGCACTTGAGAAGTTTGTTTTTTAG
- a CDS encoding ECF transporter S component: MSRKSGLLLAVSIIILILLTILDKGNYLLLSFIFLGLTLCVYFIKFEHSQKTSREIVFIAIICALAVGGRVLFAALPSVKPELFILILGAMVSGPETGFLMGTIIAITSNMYFGQGAWTPWQMFALGIIGLISGMMANKKIPVWILTIWGFLAGFLMGWIMDIYYIIGFVSPITFKSVGISLLGSFYFDLIHAVFTAVLLLLVGKRWIKIFNNYKKKYNLFLRGTK; encoded by the coding sequence TTGAGTAGGAAATCGGGTTTACTTTTAGCAGTTTCAATCATTATTTTGATTTTATTGACGATTTTGGATAAAGGCAATTATTTACTGCTGTCATTCATTTTCTTAGGATTAACATTGTGTGTTTATTTCATAAAATTTGAACACTCTCAAAAGACGTCCCGAGAAATTGTATTTATTGCTATCATCTGTGCTTTGGCAGTGGGAGGACGTGTTTTATTTGCTGCATTACCCTCAGTTAAACCAGAATTATTCATTTTGATTCTTGGTGCGATGGTTAGTGGTCCGGAAACGGGATTTTTAATGGGTACAATAATAGCAATAACTTCTAATATGTATTTTGGACAAGGCGCTTGGACTCCATGGCAAATGTTTGCTTTGGGAATCATTGGATTAATTTCTGGGATGATGGCCAATAAAAAGATTCCAGTTTGGATCTTGACGATTTGGGGATTTTTAGCAGGTTTCTTAATGGGATGGATCATGGATATTTATTATATTATTGGATTTGTAAGTCCGATCACCTTTAAGAGCGTCGGAATATCTCTATTGGGAAGTTTCTACTTTGATTTAATACATGCTGTATTCACGGCAGTATTATTGTTACTAGTTGGCAAGCGTTGGATTAAGATATTCAATAATTATAAAAAGAAATATAATTTATTTTTGAGAGGAACAAAATAA
- a CDS encoding Cof-type HAD-IIB family hydrolase — MTVKMIAFDIDDTLLNSDGKILNSTKQAVTKALAKGIKVVLCTGRPLAGVTSYLDELGIIGDEQFIVTNNGAIIESISGHIVSKKVLDNAAYRRLVKYGHDNGLKYYALDDDSNVYTDDRDINRIAVIQAFENRAGIYFRSPNELPDDFEVTKVAYVGEKSDLDPYEDAVKSEFKDICYVVRAGEWFLELMHKNVSKASGLQDLSTKLNIYPDEIMAFGDEQNDIPMFQFVGNAVCMENGSDKAKGYASYVTDSNDNDGIAKAMDKFVFGK; from the coding sequence ATGACCGTTAAAATGATTGCGTTTGATATCGATGATACACTGTTAAATTCTGATGGAAAAATTCTGAATTCTACTAAACAAGCTGTTACAAAAGCATTAGCAAAGGGAATAAAGGTTGTTCTTTGTACTGGACGTCCCTTAGCTGGAGTTACGTCATACTTGGATGAGTTAGGTATCATAGGTGACGAACAATTTATTGTTACTAATAATGGTGCAATTATTGAATCTATTTCCGGACACATTGTTTCCAAAAAAGTTTTGGATAATGCGGCATATCGTAGATTAGTTAAGTATGGTCACGATAATGGATTGAAATATTACGCATTGGATGATGATAGTAATGTATATACAGATGATCGTGACATTAATAGAATTGCCGTGATCCAAGCCTTTGAAAATAGAGCGGGGATATACTTTCGATCACCGAATGAATTACCCGATGATTTCGAAGTGACAAAAGTTGCATACGTTGGTGAAAAAAGTGACCTTGACCCGTATGAAGATGCTGTAAAGTCTGAGTTCAAAGATATTTGTTATGTAGTCAGGGCTGGTGAGTGGTTCTTAGAATTGATGCATAAGAATGTAAGTAAGGCTTCTGGACTTCAAGATTTATCAACCAAATTAAACATTTATCCTGATGAAATCATGGCCTTTGGTGATGAACAAAATGATATTCCAATGTTTCAATTTGTTGGTAATGCCGTCTGCATGGAAAATGGATCTGATAAGGCTAAAGGGTACGCTAGTTATGTTACAGATTCTAATGATAATGACGGAATTGCTAAAGCAATGGATAAATTTGTTTTTGGTAAGTAG
- a CDS encoding DUF4430 domain-containing protein, with protein sequence MKKRITILLMSLLLLVGVIAPAATTTADAKTNNIKVTYVLKKNKKQIAKKTVSLKKNSTVMTGVKKGFKVTQKDGFISAINGKKQNNKKKIYWTFTVNGKKVNVGADKKKLKNKDKVTFTLAKYNG encoded by the coding sequence ATGAAAAAAAGAATTACCATATTGTTAATGTCATTGTTATTACTTGTTGGTGTTATTGCACCAGCTGCTACAACAACTGCAGATGCAAAAACAAATAATATCAAAGTAACTTATGTTTTAAAAAAGAATAAGAAACAAATTGCTAAAAAAACTGTTTCTTTAAAAAAGAACTCTACAGTTATGACTGGTGTCAAAAAGGGCTTTAAAGTAACTCAAAAAGACGGATTCATCTCAGCTATCAATGGTAAGAAACAAAATAACAAAAAGAAAATTTACTGGACTTTCACTGTTAATGGTAAAAAAGTTAACGTTGGTGCTGACAAGAAGAAATTAAAGAACAAGGACAAAGTTACATTCACACTTGCTAAATATAACGGATAA
- a CDS encoding NADH-dependent flavin oxidoreductase, whose protein sequence is MTKITDELTFRRGLTLKNRFIMPPMTTKMSFYDGTVTNDEVSYYGSRAGEVGAIITGAANVQDDGKGWDGELSVSDDQFIPGLAKLAANIKKNGTKAILQIFHAGRMTNSGVLHGVQPVSASAVSAQRKDSQVPRAMEENEIKELIENFKKATQRAIDAGFDGVELHGANTYIIQQFFSPNSNRRDDKWGGSLEKRYQFIDELVDGVISVVDKSDVKNFIVGYRFSPEEYETPGIRMSDTMWLVDKLSDKPLDYLHLSENDYNRISVSDDYNDKPILAYIHDQINGRVPLIGVGDVRGKKQADEVLENAELVGVGKQMLLDPHFVGKVLTNQEDLINRKLSKMDQDTYQISNGTWGFLTGMMPDRIVK, encoded by the coding sequence ATGACAAAAATCACTGATGAGTTAACATTTAGACGTGGATTAACATTAAAGAACCGATTTATTATGCCACCGATGACCACAAAAATGAGCTTCTATGATGGAACAGTAACTAATGATGAGGTAAGTTATTATGGATCACGTGCTGGTGAGGTTGGTGCAATTATTACTGGTGCCGCCAATGTACAAGATGATGGTAAGGGTTGGGATGGTGAACTAAGTGTTTCTGATGATCAATTCATTCCCGGACTTGCTAAATTGGCTGCTAATATTAAGAAAAATGGCACAAAAGCAATTCTTCAGATTTTTCATGCCGGAAGAATGACTAATTCTGGTGTATTACATGGAGTACAACCTGTATCTGCTAGTGCAGTTAGTGCACAACGAAAGGATTCTCAAGTTCCTAGAGCTATGGAAGAAAATGAAATAAAAGAATTGATCGAGAATTTTAAAAAGGCTACTCAACGTGCTATTGACGCTGGATTTGATGGTGTGGAGTTACATGGAGCTAATACTTATATAATTCAACAATTTTTCTCACCCAATTCTAATCGTCGAGATGACAAGTGGGGTGGTAGCCTTGAAAAACGCTATCAGTTTATTGATGAATTGGTTGATGGTGTGATAAGTGTTGTTGATAAATCAGACGTTAAGAATTTCATAGTTGGGTATAGATTCTCACCTGAAGAATATGAAACCCCCGGTATTCGTATGTCAGATACGATGTGGTTGGTTGATAAGTTATCTGATAAGCCACTAGATTATTTGCATCTGTCAGAAAATGACTACAATCGTATTTCGGTAAGTGATGACTATAACGATAAGCCAATACTTGCATATATTCATGATCAAATTAACGGTCGAGTACCACTTATTGGCGTTGGTGATGTACGTGGTAAGAAACAAGCAGATGAAGTATTAGAAAATGCTGAACTAGTCGGTGTGGGTAAACAAATGTTACTTGATCCACATTTTGTTGGTAAAGTATTAACGAATCAAGAGGATTTAATTAATCGTAAGCTATCAAAAATGGACCAAGATACTTATCAGATAAGTAATGGTACTTGGGGATTTCTAACTGGTATGATGCCAGATAGGATAGTCAAATAG
- a CDS encoding Cof-type HAD-IIB family hydrolase, producing MTELKLVATDMDGTFLNDHGTYDESAFKEVYQLMEQRNIQFVVASGNQYYQLQSFFTEYPKTIFVSENGALIAGEDKEYWTSHFDCEAYLKVIEVTSQIKDLDMVACGKKSAYVLSNVSDEWFNQVNHYYTHLKRIDKFENVEDEILKFASNCPDDATNNLVSELTEKLQGIGTPVSGGNGSIDIIQPGMNKAAGLSKLGKELNIKPEEMCAFGDGGNDIEMLQYVGNGIAMENASQLVKNIADTGTESNNNQGVISYLKNILENEE from the coding sequence ATGACAGAATTAAAATTAGTCGCGACTGATATGGATGGAACATTTTTAAATGACCATGGTACATATGATGAGTCCGCATTCAAAGAAGTTTATCAATTGATGGAACAAAGAAATATTCAATTTGTTGTTGCAAGTGGCAATCAATATTATCAACTACAATCATTTTTTACAGAGTATCCAAAAACTATTTTTGTATCTGAAAATGGAGCCTTGATAGCTGGTGAAGACAAAGAATATTGGACTTCTCATTTTGATTGTGAAGCTTATTTAAAAGTTATCGAGGTAACGTCTCAAATTAAAGACTTAGATATGGTTGCATGTGGTAAAAAGAGTGCATATGTATTGAGTAATGTATCAGACGAATGGTTTAACCAAGTTAATCATTATTACACTCATTTGAAACGAATCGATAAGTTTGAAAATGTTGAAGATGAGATTCTTAAATTTGCCTCCAACTGTCCAGATGATGCGACAAATAATCTAGTATCAGAATTAACTGAAAAGTTACAAGGTATTGGAACACCTGTATCTGGTGGCAATGGATCTATTGATATTATTCAACCAGGGATGAATAAGGCTGCTGGACTAAGTAAGTTAGGCAAGGAACTTAATATTAAACCTGAAGAGATGTGTGCCTTTGGTGATGGTGGTAATGACATTGAAATGCTCCAATATGTGGGTAACGGAATAGCAATGGAGAATGCTTCTCAATTAGTTAAGAATATTGCGGATACTGGAACAGAAAGTAATAATAACCAAGGTGTTATTAGTTATTTAAAAAATATTTTGGAAAATGAGGAATAG
- a CDS encoding MarR family winged helix-turn-helix transcriptional regulator, with translation MKDKNIEKWFDFIGKQRQIENELSNIGDLLSLNEFYVLYFLDLEDNRKLRLQDLQSDIGLSQSAMSRMITRLEAKECGVIKRSTCDDDKRGIYVSLTQKGEETLNRYQPMVVDILKRELH, from the coding sequence ATGAAAGATAAAAATATTGAAAAATGGTTTGATTTTATTGGGAAACAAAGACAAATAGAAAATGAATTATCCAATATTGGAGATTTGTTATCGCTAAATGAATTCTATGTACTGTATTTTTTGGATCTTGAGGATAATAGGAAATTAAGATTACAGGATTTACAATCTGATATTGGTCTGAGTCAAAGCGCTATGTCTAGAATGATCACTCGCTTAGAGGCAAAAGAATGTGGTGTTATTAAACGCAGTACCTGTGATGATGACAAAAGGGGAATATATGTCAGCTTGACCCAAAAGGGTGAAGAAACATTGAATAGATACCAACCAATGGTCGTTGATATTTTAAAACGTGAGTTGCATTAA
- a CDS encoding ABC transporter ATP-binding protein: MVEMVRFKDYSFKYSNSEKLSLNKVDLTINKGDLLLLIGRTGSGKSTLLKQIKPELVVGDITSGSLECKTSDKSISYISQFVDNQMITECARDEFNFILENMGYSIDQRHIKIAEISSYFGIIELLDLKEAELSGGQKQLINLASALIVNPDILLLDEPTSQLDPIASDKLMQMIHKINSELNVTIILVEHSLEKNVFFANRLAIIEDGYIVLDENIDESLNKIFHDTFYRNYLPQIDRSYKELNFNEDIKLPINNRQFSTILNKNKKLIQYSDKSRENKEFDEVLNVKNLSFRFNFESKEIIDKVSFQLKKGNSYCIVGPNGVGKSTLVRVITQQLKQQTGKILLDNKIVRNTNTDIYKKMFVLPQNPALLFVSDTVFGEVEFQMKQNNPKETSQQVKSLLERYDLLTLKDISPYDLSGGQQEFLALVLGLIKNPEILFLDEPTKGLDPNMIIKLQDLIDEYLLKGGVVFANSHDLVFATTFDYVSMMFDGKLSDFKYPIEFFKDKFFYTTEINKASRDSFPDALTWNNLLRNK; the protein is encoded by the coding sequence ATGGTGGAAATGGTACGTTTCAAAGATTACAGCTTCAAATATTCCAACAGCGAAAAACTTTCGTTAAATAAAGTTGATCTAACAATCAATAAAGGGGATTTATTACTTCTAATTGGTAGAACGGGTAGTGGGAAGAGTACTTTACTTAAACAAATCAAACCGGAGTTGGTTGTAGGTGATATTACAAGTGGTTCTTTGGAATGTAAAACTTCTGATAAGAGTATTTCCTATATTTCACAATTTGTTGATAATCAGATGATAACTGAATGTGCTAGGGATGAATTCAATTTTATTCTCGAAAATATGGGATATTCCATTGATCAGCGTCATATAAAAATTGCAGAAATTTCCAGTTATTTTGGGATTATCGAGCTATTAGATTTGAAAGAAGCAGAACTTTCAGGAGGACAAAAGCAACTTATCAATCTGGCTTCGGCTTTGATAGTGAATCCAGATATTTTGCTATTAGATGAACCAACTTCGCAGTTAGACCCGATTGCATCTGATAAGTTGATGCAAATGATCCATAAAATCAATTCTGAATTAAATGTAACCATCATTTTAGTGGAACATTCATTAGAGAAGAATGTTTTTTTCGCCAATCGATTGGCAATAATTGAAGATGGTTACATTGTGTTGGATGAAAATATCGATGAATCTTTAAATAAAATATTCCACGACACTTTTTATCGGAACTATTTGCCACAGATTGATAGATCATATAAAGAATTGAATTTTAACGAAGATATCAAGTTACCAATAAATAATCGACAATTCAGTACAATTTTGAATAAGAATAAAAAATTAATTCAATATAGTGATAAATCACGAGAAAATAAGGAGTTTGACGAAGTATTAAATGTCAAAAACTTATCTTTTAGATTCAATTTTGAGTCGAAAGAAATAATTGATAAGGTAAGTTTCCAACTGAAAAAGGGTAATTCTTACTGCATAGTTGGACCTAATGGAGTTGGTAAATCAACGTTAGTAAGAGTAATCACTCAACAGTTAAAACAACAAACTGGGAAGATACTTCTTGATAATAAGATTGTAAGAAATACCAATACTGATATTTATAAGAAAATGTTTGTCTTACCACAGAACCCAGCCTTATTATTCGTATCTGATACGGTATTTGGTGAAGTAGAGTTTCAAATGAAACAAAATAACCCAAAAGAAACCTCACAACAAGTAAAATCCCTTCTGGAACGATACGACCTTTTGACGTTAAAAGATATTAGTCCATATGACTTGAGTGGGGGGCAACAGGAATTCTTAGCATTAGTTCTTGGCTTAATAAAGAATCCAGAAATTTTATTCTTAGATGAACCAACTAAAGGACTAGATCCCAATATGATCATAAAATTGCAGGATTTAATAGACGAGTATCTTTTAAAAGGTGGAGTTGTTTTTGCGAATAGTCATGATTTAGTTTTCGCTACAACTTTTGATTATGTATCGATGATGTTTGATGGTAAATTGAGTGATTTTAAATACCCAATAGAATTCTTTAAGGATAAGTTCTTTTATACAACAGAAATAAATAAAGCATCCAGGGATAGTTTCCCGGATGCTTTAACTTGGAATAATTTACTAAGGAATAAGTAG
- a CDS encoding sugar O-acetyltransferase, with translation MRSQKEKMIAGDLYIANDPELAKESHHGKRLSRLLNNTTEEDGELRTNILKELFAKTGESVYVEPPFHIDYGTNTTIGENFYANYDCIFLDIAPITIGNNVMLAPRVGLYTAAHPIVADIRNEQLEYGKPIVIGDNVWIGAGAIINPGVTIGSGVVIGSGSVVTKDIPDNSVAVGNPCRVLREINDNDRKYWEREKARYFEN, from the coding sequence ATGCGTTCTCAAAAGGAAAAAATGATAGCGGGCGATTTATACATTGCTAATGACCCAGAGTTGGCTAAAGAATCACATCACGGTAAAAGATTATCCAGACTATTGAATAACACGACCGAAGAAGATGGAGAATTACGAACAAATATATTGAAGGAATTATTTGCCAAAACTGGAGAAAGTGTTTATGTTGAACCACCATTTCATATAGATTATGGAACAAATACAACGATCGGTGAGAACTTCTATGCCAATTATGATTGTATCTTTTTGGATATTGCTCCAATAACGATTGGTAACAACGTCATGTTGGCACCACGAGTTGGATTATATACTGCAGCACATCCTATAGTTGCAGATATCAGAAATGAACAATTAGAGTATGGCAAACCGATAGTGATTGGCGATAACGTATGGATCGGGGCAGGTGCAATCATAAATCCTGGTGTAACAATAGGTAGTGGCGTGGTTATTGGTTCTGGTTCCGTGGTAACCAAAGATATTCCTGATAATTCAGTAGCAGTTGGTAATCCTTGTCGCGTATTACGTGAGATCAACGATAATGATCGTAAGTATTGGGAACGCGAAAAAGCTAGATACTTTGAGAACTAA
- a CDS encoding AraC family transcriptional regulator, giving the protein MMQIRKEESDGEPFKYYVHKGRGINVSPHWHQGIEINYLISDDDLEFRENGKTTHYHQGDMWVTNSRVVHEAHLVSEDRWLELGLIIDYGFLKKIYPQISEHKFVVNNITNLSHPNDYRKLQEYLRELYQLTIIPEKTIELKMTGIVYLILAILIQDFTKRVPRIDESANENLVDSVTVQINNRFREPITGLKLAKEFNTSLTTLNRQFNKNISMSVGKYITMIRLLNAQKKLLNGNQTVEYIAIDCGFSNSKTFINSFKNWKHVTPFRYRKMYK; this is encoded by the coding sequence ATGATGCAAATCAGAAAAGAAGAATCTGACGGTGAACCTTTCAAATATTATGTACATAAAGGTCGTGGCATCAACGTTTCACCACATTGGCATCAGGGTATAGAGATAAATTATCTGATTTCTGATGATGACTTAGAATTTAGGGAGAATGGTAAAACCACACACTACCACCAAGGTGATATGTGGGTAACTAATTCACGAGTTGTGCACGAAGCACATTTGGTAAGTGAAGATCGTTGGTTAGAGCTTGGTTTGATCATTGATTATGGATTTCTGAAGAAAATTTATCCACAGATTAGTGAGCATAAGTTTGTTGTCAATAATATTACCAATTTGTCACACCCAAATGATTATAGAAAACTACAAGAATATTTACGAGAACTATATCAATTAACTATAATTCCGGAAAAAACAATTGAATTGAAAATGACAGGTATAGTGTATCTAATTCTTGCCATTTTGATTCAAGACTTTACCAAACGAGTTCCTAGAATAGATGAGTCAGCCAATGAAAACTTGGTAGACAGCGTCACTGTTCAGATTAACAATCGATTTCGTGAGCCTATAACTGGCTTAAAATTGGCAAAGGAATTCAATACTTCCTTAACAACTTTGAATCGTCAGTTCAACAAGAATATTTCAATGTCGGTTGGAAAGTATATCACGATGATACGACTGTTAAATGCTCAAAAGAAATTATTGAACGGTAATCAGACAGTTGAATATATAGCAATAGATTGTGGATTTTCTAATTCAAAGACATTTATTAATAGTTTCAAAAATTGGAAACATGTTACACCATTTCGATATAGAAAAATGTATAAGTGA